A part of Archangium lipolyticum genomic DNA contains:
- the mauJ gene encoding methylamine utilization protein MauJ: MSKGSKQKRDERRKRETKEQNRQVAKKLLRHLSTSRVGENSSSSLSIPPEKLGAPGIPHELHAVAGPAPGIVGDHAYSMAAMNDTSERDFRIVAHLAKEPGSFSGDLSISVDPTHGASLIEAPPGFNFAVLQTTFGEVQMALNSTNEVAGLEFRCRARSSREVLNKYSDVLASLIDHMSFNHDIPIFVRYVALWDEKNRILTASYVAPYRKVTPSGNWTVFDLELRPFYALYREALTNPSVYYQFLCYAKVLEGAFRWLFPRLRREAASRAVEFPKLDIRIEDHPELEGEARKWVGRSVQQAFNDYLQGEFRDAIAHFAKTDEEPIVTSNYISSATVANNLLLARICARSVILAAEQVVRFLKNIPTAATP, from the coding sequence ATGTCGAAAGGATCGAAGCAGAAGAGGGATGAACGTCGTAAGCGAGAAACAAAAGAACAGAACCGGCAGGTGGCGAAGAAACTCCTTCGTCATCTCTCGACTTCCCGAGTAGGAGAGAATAGCTCGTCTTCGCTCTCAATTCCGCCTGAAAAGCTTGGAGCCCCCGGCATTCCTCACGAGTTGCACGCTGTTGCTGGCCCTGCTCCTGGTATTGTCGGAGATCATGCGTACAGCATGGCAGCGATGAATGACACCTCGGAACGGGACTTCCGCATCGTTGCTCATCTTGCCAAAGAGCCCGGTTCCTTTTCGGGAGATTTGAGCATTTCGGTGGATCCAACTCATGGTGCATCTCTTATCGAGGCGCCTCCTGGATTCAACTTCGCCGTCCTCCAGACAACCTTCGGTGAAGTCCAGATGGCTCTGAATTCCACCAATGAGGTTGCTGGTCTTGAATTTCGCTGCCGTGCACGAAGCTCAAGAGAGGTACTCAATAAGTACAGCGATGTGCTCGCCTCGCTGATAGATCACATGTCGTTCAATCACGATATTCCTATCTTTGTTCGGTACGTTGCGCTGTGGGATGAGAAGAATAGAATCTTGACTGCATCCTATGTGGCCCCCTACCGCAAGGTTACACCGTCGGGGAATTGGACTGTTTTTGACCTCGAGTTGCGGCCTTTTTACGCGCTCTACCGAGAGGCCCTCACCAACCCGAGCGTCTATTACCAATTCCTCTGCTACGCAAAAGTGCTGGAAGGCGCCTTTCGATGGTTGTTCCCGCGCCTACGTCGAGAAGCTGCATCTAGAGCAGTTGAGTTCCCCAAACTCGACATCCGGATCGAGGACCATCCAGAGTTGGAAGGGGAAGCACGAAAGTGGGTCGGTCGCAGTGTACAGCAGGCCTTCAATGACTACTTACAGGGTGAATTCCGCGACGCGATAGCGCATTTCGCAAAAACAGACGAAGAGCCCATCGTCACCAGCAACTACATCAGCAGTGCGACTGTCGCGAACAACCTGCTCCTTGCACGTATTTGCGCCCGCAGTGTCATTCTCGCCGCAGAACAGGTAGTTCGATTTCTAAAGAACATACCTACAGCCGCTACACCGTAG
- a CDS encoding kelch repeat-containing protein, which yields MLSSRICRIPLLLAVVLLASCTASSSDTGSAQFAVSMRQALDSNVSRVSVTSRADGIPSVTVELAPTNGVWGGVIGNIPAGANRSFIAQAFDSSDTLVFEGAVSGVTISAGQATLVAITLQQINEPLPFENEAPLIESLIASSTSVLVGGSISLQATARDPNPGDSLSYAWSSSAGSFSSSSAPATSWTAPLSTGIQKLTFTVTDSGGLSSSIALAINVIQSAGEGEAKLSISFNSSPLVASVIATPTQLAVGQRTAVSVSASDPDGDSLSYSWSATCAGTWANASSNAAQFTPSEVPAGACNNCRLIVSVSDGHEGQNTGTVALCVSNTPPINHFPPVIVRSYRSSDTAAAGQVITYEVEASDPEASALTFSWAATVGTIGTPENGASRSRLIWTAPGCVIGGANPNITATVTNAFNLTVTKSFSVAGLPVCSSSWALTGSMAVPRHWFRAAPLPGGKVLVAGGVSIGGVLATAEVYDPVSGTWSATGTMAQDRWNHTLTSLPNGRVLVAGGNYGGSPNAKAEVYDPVAGTWSATGSMIWPRRSHTATVLPNGKVLVAGGDGLATAEVYDPISGKWSATGTMTSIRSNHEATVLPNGKVLVVGGSYYENSETLGRATAEIYDPALGTWSATGSMSTPRYYATATLLLDGTVLVAGGRTANAGGSSAYLATAELYNPASGTWKATGSMPSTNSVHSATLLLDGTVLVAGGPVHAAVYDPTLGTWRNTGPMSLARPFPTATLLPGGRVLIAGGYEIEAELYTP from the coding sequence ATGCTATCTTCCCGTATTTGTCGGATACCCCTATTGCTGGCTGTGGTGCTTCTAGCGAGTTGTACTGCTTCTTCCTCTGACACCGGCTCGGCGCAGTTCGCTGTCTCTATGCGCCAAGCCCTCGACTCCAACGTTTCCCGCGTTTCCGTCACCTCTCGTGCCGACGGTATCCCTTCCGTGACCGTGGAACTCGCACCCACCAACGGTGTCTGGGGCGGCGTCATCGGCAATATCCCAGCGGGCGCCAATCGCTCCTTCATCGCACAGGCGTTCGACTCTTCGGACACCCTGGTCTTCGAGGGCGCCGTTTCCGGTGTCACCATCTCCGCAGGTCAAGCCACCCTCGTCGCCATCACCCTCCAGCAGATCAACGAGCCGCTCCCGTTCGAGAATGAGGCCCCGCTAATTGAGTCCCTAATCGCCTCATCAACTTCGGTGCTTGTCGGTGGCTCCATCTCTCTACAGGCCACGGCTCGTGATCCCAACCCCGGAGACTCCCTTTCCTACGCTTGGTCCTCCTCCGCCGGCTCTTTCTCCTCTTCCTCTGCCCCAGCCACATCGTGGACAGCGCCTCTCTCCACGGGCATTCAAAAGCTCACCTTCACCGTGACGGACTCCGGCGGCCTGTCCTCCAGCATCGCCCTAGCTATCAACGTCATCCAGAGCGCAGGCGAGGGGGAGGCGAAGCTGTCCATCTCCTTCAACAGTTCGCCCCTGGTGGCCTCAGTCATTGCCACGCCCACGCAGTTGGCCGTCGGTCAGAGGACTGCTGTCTCCGTCTCGGCTTCTGACCCGGACGGGGACAGCCTCTCTTACTCTTGGAGTGCCACTTGCGCTGGCACCTGGGCCAATGCTTCCTCCAACGCGGCTCAGTTCACTCCTTCGGAAGTGCCTGCTGGCGCCTGCAACAACTGCCGCCTCATTGTCTCTGTGTCTGACGGACATGAAGGGCAGAACACAGGCACCGTCGCGCTATGCGTGAGCAACACGCCCCCCATCAATCACTTTCCTCCCGTCATCGTCCGCTCCTACCGCTCCTCGGACACGGCCGCTGCGGGCCAAGTGATCACCTACGAGGTAGAGGCCAGCGACCCGGAGGCCTCTGCGCTCACCTTCTCCTGGGCTGCCACGGTGGGCACTATAGGCACACCAGAAAACGGTGCCTCCCGCAGTCGCCTCATCTGGACCGCGCCCGGCTGTGTCATTGGAGGCGCGAACCCTAACATCACCGCCACAGTTACCAATGCCTTCAACCTCACGGTCACCAAGAGCTTTTCAGTGGCGGGGCTGCCGGTCTGTTCCTCAAGTTGGGCTTTGACAGGTTCTATGGCAGTGCCTCGTCACTGGTTCCGAGCGGCGCCCCTACCTGGAGGCAAAGTGCTCGTCGCAGGTGGAGTGAGCATAGGCGGTGTGCTCGCGACGGCGGAGGTGTATGACCCGGTCTCGGGCACATGGAGCGCTACCGGAACCATGGCCCAGGACCGGTGGAACCACACGCTCACGTCGCTACCTAACGGTAGGGTGCTCGTTGCAGGGGGAAACTATGGTGGCAGCCCGAACGCGAAAGCGGAGGTGTATGATCCGGTGGCGGGGACTTGGAGCGCGACTGGCTCGATGATCTGGCCCCGCAGAAGCCACACGGCGACGGTGCTCCCCAATGGCAAGGTGCTCGTCGCAGGAGGAGATGGGCTCGCAACAGCAGAGGTGTACGACCCGATCTCGGGCAAATGGAGTGCTACCGGAACTATGACCTCGATTCGTAGCAATCACGAGGCGACGGTGCTCCCCAATGGCAAGGTGCTCGTCGTGGGGGGCTCGTACTACGAAAACTCCGAAACCCTTGGGCGTGCAACTGCAGAGATATACGACCCGGCTCTAGGTACTTGGAGCGCAACTGGCTCTATGTCGACGCCTCGGTACTACGCTACAGCAACGCTGTTGCTTGATGGCACAGTCCTTGTTGCAGGAGGACGAACTGCTAATGCAGGTGGGAGCTCCGCCTATCTAGCTACAGCGGAGTTGTACAACCCAGCTTCGGGTACATGGAAAGCCACTGGCTCTATGCCTTCAACGAATTCTGTGCACTCGGCGACGTTGCTGCTTGACGGCACGGTGCTCGTCGCAGGTGGCCCTGTTCACGCGGCGGTATATGACCCGACTCTGGGCACATGGAGAAATACTGGCCCCATGTCCTTGGCTCGTCCGTTCCCCACGGCGACATTGCTGCCCGGCGGTCGCGTGCTTATCGCTGGAGGGTACGAAATCGAGGCGGAACTCTACACACCCTGA
- the tnpC gene encoding IS66 family transposase — MSRVMSGEAPGKKRTDVHGVAALLRGLLAEGQEEQAIELVVGLLTQLVEKNAELELRLLKAMRQRFGRTSEKLSAEQLSLFLTQLGQQDAGAQQEQAATPGAGDAGVAQGAPPSSEPPNKESRKKERKGHGRRPLPSHLPREQRVHQPPPEALRCEACGRDKTRCGEEKSETLEWVPGHFKVIEEVRPKYACRPCGDGLVVAPPADRVIEGGLPGPGLLAHVLVSKFKDALPLHRLSGIYARHGVELRTSTLSDWVAAGADILKPLAREVGQRALASHVLQSDDTHLKVLDREHPNGLKRGHMWVYLGDTTWAAFVYTPDWKQEGPLSFLDERKGWLLVDGYKGYDKLFTRQGATAVEVGCWSHCRRYFVEALEAGDTRAALPLSLIGRLFEVEREASESRVDDAERLRRRDTLSRPITEQLGRWVANTYNAEPPKSPLAQACRYAINQWKPLSRFLEDARLPLHNNASELRLREIAIGRKNYLFAGSDAGAERAACVYTLVATCVLAGVDPWAYLADVLEKLAQGWPQRRLEELLPPMWKASREAAARAPSASPATT; from the coding sequence ATGTCGCGCGTCATGAGCGGCGAGGCCCCCGGCAAGAAGAGGACGGACGTGCACGGCGTGGCGGCGCTGCTACGGGGGCTGCTGGCCGAGGGCCAGGAGGAGCAGGCCATTGAGCTGGTGGTGGGGCTGCTGACGCAACTGGTGGAGAAGAACGCCGAGTTGGAGCTGCGCCTGCTCAAGGCGATGCGCCAGCGGTTTGGCCGCACCAGCGAGAAGCTGTCGGCCGAGCAACTCTCGCTGTTTCTGACACAGCTGGGACAGCAGGACGCTGGTGCTCAGCAGGAGCAGGCGGCGACGCCTGGTGCCGGGGACGCTGGCGTCGCGCAGGGCGCACCACCTTCGTCCGAGCCGCCCAACAAGGAGTCACGAAAAAAGGAGCGCAAGGGACACGGGCGCCGCCCGCTGCCCTCCCACCTGCCGCGCGAGCAGCGCGTCCACCAGCCTCCGCCCGAGGCGCTGCGGTGCGAGGCGTGTGGGAGGGACAAGACGCGCTGTGGTGAGGAGAAGAGCGAGACGCTGGAGTGGGTGCCCGGCCACTTCAAGGTGATTGAGGAGGTACGTCCCAAGTATGCCTGCCGGCCGTGTGGTGACGGACTGGTGGTGGCTCCTCCCGCCGACAGGGTGATTGAGGGGGGCTTGCCAGGGCCGGGCCTGCTGGCCCACGTGTTGGTGTCCAAATTCAAGGACGCCCTGCCGCTGCACCGGCTGAGCGGAATTTACGCGCGCCATGGCGTGGAGTTGCGCACCTCGACGCTCTCGGATTGGGTGGCGGCGGGGGCCGACATCCTAAAGCCGCTGGCGCGGGAGGTGGGCCAGAGGGCGCTGGCCTCGCACGTGCTGCAGAGCGACGACACGCACCTGAAGGTGCTCGACAGGGAGCACCCCAATGGCCTCAAGCGCGGGCACATGTGGGTGTACCTGGGGGACACCACCTGGGCGGCCTTCGTGTACACGCCAGACTGGAAGCAGGAGGGGCCGCTGTCCTTCCTGGACGAGCGCAAAGGCTGGCTGCTGGTGGACGGGTACAAGGGCTACGACAAGCTCTTCACTCGCCAGGGCGCCACCGCGGTGGAGGTGGGGTGCTGGAGCCACTGCCGGCGCTACTTCGTCGAGGCATTGGAAGCCGGCGACACGCGGGCGGCGCTGCCTCTCTCCCTCATCGGCCGGCTCTTCGAGGTGGAGCGCGAAGCCAGTGAGTCGCGGGTAGACGACGCCGAGCGGTTGCGCAGGCGTGACACGCTCTCGCGGCCCATTACCGAGCAACTGGGGCGCTGGGTGGCCAACACATACAACGCGGAGCCACCCAAGAGTCCACTGGCCCAGGCCTGCCGCTATGCCATCAACCAGTGGAAACCCTTGAGCCGCTTCCTGGAAGACGCACGGCTGCCACTGCACAACAACGCCTCGGAGCTACGGCTGCGGGAGATTGCCATCGGCAGGAAGAACTACCTGTTCGCCGGCAGTGACGCGGGAGCCGAGCGCGCCGCGTGCGTGTACACGCTGGTGGCCACCTGCGTGCTGGCTGGCGTGGACCCGTGGGCGTACCTGGCCGACGTGCTGGAGAAACTCGCCCAGGGCTGGCCGCAGCGCCGACTCGAGGAACTGCTGCCGCCCATGTGGAAGGCCTCGCGCGAGGCCGCCGCACGGGCTCCCTCTGCCTCGCCCGCGACGACCTGA
- the tnpB gene encoding IS66 family insertion sequence element accessory protein TnpB (TnpB, as the term is used for proteins encoded by IS66 family insertion elements, is considered an accessory protein, since TnpC, encoded by a neighboring gene, is a DDE family transposase.), giving the protein MLTLPASVRIHLASQPVDMRKSFDGLSLLARQVLREDPLSGHLFVFFNRTRDMVKVLWWHSGGFCLFAKRLEKGSFRLPRPPPEDTGAVTLEAVELTLLLEGIDLKASVRRPRWQPPPLKSPV; this is encoded by the coding sequence ATGCTGACGCTGCCCGCCTCGGTGCGAATCCACCTGGCGAGCCAGCCGGTGGACATGCGCAAGTCCTTCGACGGGCTGTCCTTGCTGGCGCGGCAGGTACTGCGAGAGGACCCCTTGAGTGGACACCTCTTCGTCTTCTTCAACCGCACGCGCGACATGGTGAAGGTGCTGTGGTGGCACTCTGGAGGCTTCTGTCTCTTCGCCAAGAGACTGGAGAAGGGCAGCTTCCGACTGCCGCGTCCGCCGCCGGAGGACACGGGCGCCGTGACGCTCGAGGCGGTGGAACTCACCCTGCTCTTGGAAGGGATTGATTTGAAGGCCAGCGTCCGTCGGCCGCGCTGGCAGCCCCCACCTCTCAAGTCACCTGTGTGA
- a CDS encoding acyl carrier protein, translating into MESHQPLTRLGLDSLAAVELAHTLEQNLGVALPMKTLPQGVSASELARELSSLQASTSPRGSIPRAPRDRPLPLSLWCARQMQESAVSSLLARSPDALRKGSSPPVLPEACQSVHSTRRGNSGGHWAISSSFALSSEVKPRPSRNRAAAGGGFVDPVCHWGS; encoded by the coding sequence CTGGAGTCGCACCAGCCCCTCACCCGGCTGGGGCTGGACTCCCTCGCCGCAGTGGAACTCGCGCACACGCTGGAGCAAAACCTGGGCGTCGCCCTGCCCATGAAGACCCTGCCGCAGGGCGTGAGCGCCTCCGAGCTGGCCCGGGAGCTCTCCTCGCTCCAGGCCTCCACTTCGCCCCGGGGCTCCATCCCCCGCGCGCCTCGTGACCGGCCCCTGCCCCTCTCATTATGGTGTGCGCGACAGATGCAAGAATCTGCTGTTTCATCTTTGCTGGCGCGGTCTCCTGACGCTCTGAGGAAAGGATCCTCGCCCCCCGTATTGCCTGAAGCCTGCCAATCCGTACACTCCACCAGGCGAGGGAACTCCGGAGGGCATTGGGCAATAAGTTCGAGTTTCGCACTTTCTAGCGAGGTCAAGCCACGGCCTTCAAGGAACCGGGCAGCAGCAGGAGGGGGTTTTGTCGACCCTGTTTGCCATTGGGGTTCGTAG
- the tnpA gene encoding IS66 family insertion sequence element accessory protein TnpA: MGRDTERVDATLEKAAASNYWSEAEAQVVLKAQEASGLSVAEFARRHGLGPQRLRWWKKRRAEEANPALAFIPVRVEAEPSSQAQQAPSGASMEVVLARGRRVRVEPGFDAHALARLVRALEEAC; the protein is encoded by the coding sequence ATGGGACGCGACACGGAAAGAGTGGACGCAACGCTGGAGAAGGCTGCGGCAAGCAACTATTGGTCGGAGGCCGAGGCGCAGGTGGTGCTCAAGGCCCAAGAGGCGAGCGGGCTGTCGGTGGCGGAGTTCGCCCGCCGCCATGGGCTTGGGCCGCAGCGGCTGAGGTGGTGGAAGAAGCGGAGAGCCGAGGAGGCGAACCCAGCGCTCGCGTTCATCCCGGTGCGGGTTGAGGCGGAGCCGTCGTCACAAGCACAGCAGGCACCGAGCGGAGCCAGCATGGAAGTGGTGCTGGCCCGGGGCCGCCGCGTCCGGGTGGAGCCCGGCTTCGACGCGCACGCGCTGGCGCGGCTGGTGAGGGCGTTGGAGGAAGCATGCTGA